A single region of the Thermoanaerobacterium aotearoense genome encodes:
- a CDS encoding DUF1003 domain-containing protein, with product MDNKEKLIHSYIDKKVSKNINEEHKDSLTFGDRMADKLADYAGSWSFIFTFGFLLIVWMVINSVAFIKHFDPYPFILLNLVLSCLAAIQAPIIMMSQNRQEAKDRLRAQNDYEVNLKAELIIEDLHTKADKIIENQEKILKLLESQSQKE from the coding sequence ATGGATAATAAAGAAAAACTGATACATTCATATATTGACAAGAAAGTCTCTAAAAATATCAATGAAGAGCACAAAGATTCGCTGACATTTGGCGATAGAATGGCAGACAAATTGGCAGACTACGCTGGAAGCTGGTCATTTATATTTACGTTTGGCTTTTTGCTTATCGTTTGGATGGTTATAAACAGCGTCGCTTTTATAAAGCATTTTGATCCGTATCCATTTATACTCTTAAATTTGGTTTTATCCTGTCTTGCTGCAATACAAGCTCCAATAATCATGATGAGCCAAAACAGGCAAGAAGCAAAAGATAGGCTAAGAGCACAAAATGACTACGAAGTCAATTTAAAAGCAGAGTTAATAATAGAAGACCTGCATACAAAAGCAGATAAAATCATCGAAAATCAAGAAAAAATACTGAAACTTTTGGAAAGCCAATCACAAAAAGAATAA
- a CDS encoding phosphodiester glycosidase family protein — MVENGVVKDIEENQDVNIPADGYVINLNGSEEYLAKVFNVGKTVEYKINFTDDSGNPVDWSDVVQAVGAGPILVKDGVVSVDPVGEGFTEDKIVSLAYARSAIGVTATRRYSSCDYARDYCISVGTGHERSGGIRCNES, encoded by the coding sequence GTGGTAGAAAATGGGGTTGTTAAAGATATTGAAGAAAACCAGGATGTAAATATTCCTGCAGATGGATATGTCATAAATCTCAATGGCAGCGAAGAATATTTAGCTAAAGTATTTAATGTAGGCAAGACAGTTGAGTATAAAATCAACTTTACAGATGATAGTGGAAATCCAGTTGATTGGTCTGACGTTGTTCAGGCGGTAGGTGCAGGACCTATTCTTGTCAAAGATGGTGTCGTCAGTGTTGATCCTGTAGGAGAGGGATTCACAGAGGATAAAATTGTAAGCTTAGCATACGCAAGAAGTGCTATAGGAGTAACGGCCACAAGGCGATATTCTTCTTGTGACTACGCCAGAGATTACTGTATATCAGTTGGCACAGGTCATGAAAGATCTGGGGGCATACGATGCAATGAATCTTGA
- a CDS encoding PqqD family protein, with protein MAKKNNNNFMLYVPIHSKKLMWEENDNIVKLLFRHDKIVERLARLFIKRPRITTVELDEIGSTVWKLIDGKRTVYDIGIKLKEVYGDKAEPTYDRLNKYLRYLHQNGWIRWRIQ; from the coding sequence ATGGCTAAAAAGAACAACAACAATTTCATGCTTTATGTGCCTATTCATTCAAAAAAACTTATGTGGGAAGAGAATGATAACATAGTCAAGCTTTTGTTTAGGCACGATAAAATCGTTGAGCGGTTGGCGAGGCTTTTTATCAAAAGACCAAGGATAACGACAGTAGAGCTTGATGAAATTGGCAGCACCGTTTGGAAGCTTATTGATGGCAAAAGAACTGTTTATGACATAGGCATTAAGCTTAAAGAAGTTTACGGCGATAAGGCTGAGCCTACATACGATAGACTAAACAAATATTTACGCTATTTGCATCAAAATGGATGGATTAGGTGGAGGATTCAATAA
- a CDS encoding thioredoxin family protein, producing the protein MKKFYAVDEIKKFVDSEEMALLYFSTNDCGICTTLLPKLEAMLLNYDKISSCHVSIDELPAASSEFSVFTVPTVLLFAEGKEVIREARFISMDILEEKIQKYYDLFFS; encoded by the coding sequence ATGAAGAAATTTTATGCAGTTGACGAAATAAAGAAATTTGTAGATAGTGAAGAAATGGCGCTATTGTATTTTTCAACAAATGATTGCGGTATATGCACTACATTGCTTCCAAAACTTGAAGCGATGCTCTTAAATTATGACAAGATATCCAGTTGTCATGTTTCTATAGATGAATTGCCTGCTGCATCATCGGAGTTTTCGGTTTTTACTGTGCCTACAGTGCTTCTTTTTGCGGAGGGGAAAGAAGTCATAAGAGAGGCGAGATTTATAAGCATGGACATTTTAGAAGAGAAAATACAAAAGTATTATGATCTGTTTTTTTCATAA
- a CDS encoding carboxymuconolactone decarboxylase family protein yields MPLPPFLSSLDKNDPEFASAIEKVYSYAMGPGALDKKTKLLIALAIDALHGANLGVENISNQLRNMGVSDEEIKEAIRIAYFASGNTILASYISAFKNK; encoded by the coding sequence ATGCCATTACCACCATTTTTGTCATCGCTTGATAAAAATGATCCTGAATTTGCATCTGCAATAGAGAAAGTTTATTCGTATGCAATGGGGCCAGGTGCATTAGATAAAAAGACGAAATTGTTAATCGCACTGGCTATTGATGCACTGCACGGTGCTAACCTTGGAGTAGAAAACATATCAAATCAACTGCGAAATATGGGAGTAAGCGACGAAGAAATAAAAGAAGCCATTAGAATCGCATACTTCGCATCCGGAAATACAATATTAGCTTCGTATATTTCCGCCTTCAAAAACAAATAG
- a CDS encoding phosphodiester glycosidase family protein — translation MKDLGAYDAMNLDGGASSGIYFKGEYLTKPGRDLSNALIFYK, via the coding sequence ATGAAAGATCTGGGGGCATACGATGCAATGAATCTTGATGGTGGTGCTTCTTCTGGGATTTATTTTAAAGGGGAGTATTTGACAAAGCCTGGGAGAGATTTAAGCAATGCACTGATATTCTACAAATAA